In a single window of the Agrobacterium fabrum str. C58 genome:
- a CDS encoding glucokinase, translated as MPKTSDTEYLSFPILLGDIGGTNARFSILIDSFAEPVHLTTVKTAEYPGIDDAIQQAVLDKTSLQPVSTILAIAGPIEGDEIPLTNCHWVVKPKDMLAKLGLKDVIVINDFEAQALAIAALDDDNREPIGSGKKDMLASRVVLGPGTGLGVAGLVYARHMWFPVPGEGGHIDIGPRSARDYVVFPHIETIEGRVAGEQILCGRGLVNLYRAICKADGIEPVFSDPADITSQGLSGQNAQAKETLSLFSTYLGRVAGDLALIFMAKGGVYLAGGISQKIIPALKSPEFRAAFEDKAPHSALMRTIPTFVVTHPQAALSGLATYARTPADFGLALDGRRWRA; from the coding sequence ATGCCGAAGACGTCCGATACCGAATATCTGTCCTTTCCGATCCTTCTTGGCGACATCGGCGGCACCAATGCCCGCTTTTCCATCCTGATCGATTCCTTTGCTGAACCGGTGCACCTCACCACGGTGAAGACGGCGGAATATCCTGGTATCGATGACGCGATCCAGCAGGCGGTTCTGGACAAGACCTCTCTTCAGCCGGTCTCGACCATTCTTGCAATTGCCGGCCCGATCGAAGGCGACGAGATTCCGTTGACCAACTGCCACTGGGTCGTCAAGCCGAAGGACATGCTGGCCAAGCTCGGCCTGAAGGACGTCATCGTCATCAACGACTTTGAGGCGCAGGCTCTGGCGATTGCGGCTCTTGACGACGACAACCGGGAGCCTATCGGCTCCGGTAAAAAGGACATGCTGGCGTCGCGCGTCGTTCTTGGACCGGGCACGGGGCTTGGCGTCGCCGGGCTGGTCTATGCCCGCCATATGTGGTTTCCGGTGCCTGGCGAAGGCGGGCATATCGATATCGGCCCGAGAAGCGCGCGCGACTATGTGGTTTTCCCCCATATCGAAACCATCGAGGGCCGCGTCGCCGGCGAACAGATCCTGTGCGGACGCGGGCTGGTCAATCTTTATCGGGCCATCTGCAAAGCCGACGGCATCGAGCCTGTCTTTTCCGATCCGGCCGACATCACCTCGCAGGGGCTTTCGGGCCAGAACGCGCAGGCAAAAGAAACGCTGTCGCTGTTCAGCACCTATCTCGGCCGCGTGGCGGGCGACCTTGCGCTGATCTTCATGGCCAAGGGCGGCGTTTATCTGGCCGGCGGTATTTCGCAGAAGATCATCCCTGCGCTGAAGAGCCCGGAATTCCGGGCGGCGTTCGAAGACAAGGCGCCGCACAGCGCTCTGATGCGGACCATTCCGACATTCGTCGTCACCCATCCTCAGGCGGCCCTTTCCGGCCTCGCCACCTATGCGAGAACGCCTGCCGATTTCGGTCTTGCGCTGGACGGGCGGCGCTGGAGGGCTTGA
- a CDS encoding methylglyoxal synthase: MEGQRCIALIAHDEKKDDMADFARHHQKVLASFRIVATGTTGGRVQEACPGLEVIRLKSGPLGGDQQIGAMIATGEVDMLIFFTDPLTAMPHDVDVKALTRLATVYDIPMALNRATAENLIDFNSAD, translated from the coding sequence ATGGAAGGGCAACGCTGTATCGCGCTCATCGCTCACGACGAGAAAAAGGACGATATGGCGGATTTCGCCCGTCACCATCAGAAGGTGCTTGCCAGTTTCAGGATCGTCGCCACCGGCACCACCGGCGGGCGTGTGCAGGAAGCCTGCCCGGGGCTTGAGGTCATCCGCCTCAAAAGCGGTCCTCTTGGCGGCGACCAGCAGATCGGCGCGATGATCGCCACTGGCGAAGTGGACATGCTGATCTTCTTTACCGATCCGCTGACTGCCATGCCGCATGATGTCGATGTGAAGGCGCTGACGCGTCTTGCCACGGTCTACGACATTCCCATGGCGCTCAACCGCGCCACCGCAGAAAACCTCATCGACTTCAATTCCGCCGACTGA
- the mepA gene encoding penicillin-insensitive murein endopeptidase, whose amino-acid sequence MTAGSPRVLKAALLAMSVVSALQLQIETASAEDRPAKEVFGHMALPSAAASQPIGSYAKGCQSGAIAMPTDGPGWQAMRLSRNRRWGQPQLISFLERFSQDAQKIGWPGLLLGDISQPRGGPMLTGHASHQIGLDVDVWWRPMPSPRLTVEQRETVPFISMLDKSKFLTVDDRKWSPLNARLVMMAASYPQVERVFVNPAIKQKLCQTWTGDRTFMGKIRPIYGHDEHFHIRLECPPGAPNCKPQAEVGKGDGCDKSLAWWFTKEPWAPPKKDPNAKPVKPRQVMVSDLPAACAAVAAAPSANPEGIAAQAYSSSPAQAVRQQNVEQVIQNAPAIQPPSDIPLPTQRPTLN is encoded by the coding sequence ATGACGGCGGGATCACCAAGAGTTTTGAAGGCAGCCCTGCTGGCGATGTCGGTCGTCTCGGCGCTGCAGTTGCAGATCGAGACCGCATCGGCCGAAGACAGGCCCGCGAAAGAGGTGTTTGGCCACATGGCCCTGCCTTCTGCGGCGGCCTCTCAACCGATTGGCTCCTATGCCAAGGGCTGCCAGTCCGGCGCCATCGCCATGCCGACCGATGGTCCCGGCTGGCAGGCCATGCGGCTTTCGCGCAACCGGCGTTGGGGCCAGCCGCAGCTGATTTCCTTCTTGGAGCGATTTTCGCAGGATGCGCAGAAGATCGGCTGGCCGGGATTGCTGCTCGGCGATATTTCCCAGCCGCGCGGCGGCCCGATGCTGACCGGCCACGCCTCGCACCAGATCGGCCTCGATGTCGACGTCTGGTGGCGGCCGATGCCCTCCCCCCGGCTGACCGTGGAGCAGCGCGAAACGGTGCCTTTCATCTCGATGCTGGACAAGAGCAAGTTCCTGACGGTCGACGACCGCAAATGGTCACCGCTCAATGCCCGTCTGGTGATGATGGCGGCAAGTTACCCGCAGGTGGAGCGTGTCTTCGTCAACCCGGCCATCAAGCAGAAGCTCTGCCAGACATGGACCGGCGACCGCACCTTCATGGGCAAGATCAGGCCGATCTACGGCCATGACGAACATTTCCACATCCGTCTCGAATGCCCGCCCGGCGCGCCCAACTGCAAACCGCAGGCGGAGGTCGGCAAAGGCGACGGCTGCGACAAGTCGCTTGCCTGGTGGTTCACCAAGGAACCATGGGCGCCGCCGAAAAAGGACCCCAATGCCAAGCCGGTGAAACCGCGCCAGGTCATGGTCTCGGATTTGCCGGCGGCCTGCGCTGCTGTTGCGGCAGCTCCTTCCGCCAATCCCGAGGGGATTGCGGCTCAGGCCTATTCCTCCTCCCCTGCCCAGGCCGTGCGTCAGCAGAATGTGGAACAGGTCATTCAAAACGCCCCGGCGATCCAGCCACCGTCCGATATTCCGCTTCCGACCCAACGTCCGACATTGAACTGA
- a CDS encoding extracellular solute-binding protein, whose translation MILAPLKSRILIALAASALLIPAVASAQSTDVWRKGISTVGELKHPDGFDHFDYVNTKAPKGGTLRLSTSGTFDTLNPLLAKGERATGLSLVYDTLMKSTEEELSASYGLLAEGVSYPDDIEKATFRLRQDAKWADGKPVTPEDVVFSFEKAKDLSPQLATYYTHVTKAEVSGERDITFTFDEKNNRELPQIVGQLLIVPKHWWEGTGPDGKPRDISRGTLEPVMGSGPYKIAAVSPGSSVTYERRDDYWGKDVNVNVGMNNFKTIAYTFFADQDVEFQAFKSGTVDFRQEASSSRWVTGYDFPAVKEGRVKKEELPNIYRSVGIMQAFVPNMRREKFQNPKLRKALNYAFDFEELNRTLAYGQFQRITSFFMGSELASSGLPTGRELEILQELKDQVPPEVFTTEYRNPVAGDPAKQRDNLREAVKLMKEAGYELRGNRMVNAATGQQLDMEFLIDSSGMERTILPYVQNLKKIGINATIRTVDASQYTNRTRSFDFDVTIKLWATSANPGNEQADFWGSAAADRQGSNNLAGIKNPAVDALVRKVIFAPNRDEQVAAARALDRVLLANSYVIPQFYRGEMFIAYWNTLIRPENLPEYGVGFPDAWWSGKAGN comes from the coding sequence ATGATATTGGCACCACTGAAATCCCGTATCCTTATCGCTCTCGCTGCATCCGCCCTGCTGATACCCGCGGTGGCTTCCGCCCAGTCGACGGATGTCTGGCGAAAGGGGATTTCGACGGTCGGGGAGCTGAAACATCCTGATGGTTTCGACCATTTCGACTATGTGAATACAAAGGCCCCGAAGGGCGGCACCTTGCGCCTGTCGACATCAGGCACGTTCGATACGCTCAACCCGCTGCTTGCCAAGGGCGAGAGGGCAACGGGCCTGTCGCTGGTTTACGATACGCTGATGAAATCAACGGAAGAGGAGCTGTCGGCCTCCTACGGTTTGCTGGCCGAGGGCGTGAGTTATCCCGACGATATTGAAAAGGCGACATTCCGGCTGCGGCAGGACGCCAAATGGGCTGATGGCAAACCGGTAACGCCTGAGGATGTCGTCTTCAGCTTCGAAAAAGCGAAGGATCTGAGCCCGCAACTCGCGACCTATTACACCCACGTCACCAAGGCAGAGGTGAGCGGCGAAAGGGACATTACCTTCACCTTCGATGAAAAGAACAATCGCGAATTGCCGCAGATCGTCGGGCAATTGCTGATCGTTCCCAAGCACTGGTGGGAAGGCACAGGTCCCGACGGCAAGCCGCGTGACATATCGCGCGGGACGCTGGAGCCGGTCATGGGCTCCGGCCCTTACAAGATCGCGGCCGTTTCTCCCGGCTCGTCCGTCACCTATGAGCGCCGGGACGATTATTGGGGCAAGGACGTCAATGTGAATGTGGGGATGAACAATTTCAAAACCATCGCCTACACCTTCTTTGCCGATCAGGACGTGGAGTTCCAGGCTTTCAAGTCCGGCACCGTCGATTTCCGGCAGGAAGCGTCCTCCAGCCGCTGGGTCACGGGTTATGATTTTCCTGCCGTGAAGGAAGGCCGCGTTAAAAAAGAGGAACTGCCGAATATCTATCGCTCCGTCGGTATCATGCAGGCCTTCGTGCCGAACATGCGGCGCGAGAAGTTCCAGAACCCGAAACTACGCAAGGCACTGAACTACGCCTTCGATTTCGAGGAACTGAACCGCACGCTGGCTTACGGTCAGTTCCAGCGCATCACCAGCTTCTTCATGGGCAGCGAACTGGCTTCCTCCGGCCTGCCGACAGGCCGCGAACTGGAAATTCTTCAGGAGCTGAAGGATCAGGTTCCGCCGGAAGTCTTCACGACGGAATATCGCAACCCGGTAGCAGGCGATCCCGCCAAACAGCGCGACAATCTGCGCGAAGCGGTGAAGCTGATGAAGGAGGCCGGTTACGAATTGCGTGGCAACCGCATGGTCAATGCGGCAACCGGGCAGCAGCTTGATATGGAGTTTCTGATCGATTCCTCCGGTATGGAAAGAACTATTCTTCCCTATGTCCAGAACCTGAAGAAGATCGGCATCAACGCCACCATTCGCACCGTCGATGCCTCACAATATACCAACCGTACCCGCAGCTTCGATTTTGACGTCACGATCAAGCTCTGGGCGACATCAGCCAATCCCGGCAACGAACAGGCGGATTTCTGGGGATCGGCCGCCGCGGACCGGCAGGGGTCCAACAATCTCGCCGGCATCAAGAACCCCGCCGTCGATGCCTTGGTCCGGAAGGTCATATTTGCGCCCAACCGGGATGAACAGGTGGCCGCCGCCCGCGCGCTCGACCGGGTGCTTCTGGCGAACAGCTATGTCATTCCGCAATTTTACCGTGGCGAGATGTTCATCGCTTACTGGAACACCCTCATCCGCCCTGAAAACCTGCCCGAATATGGCGTCGGTTTTCCGGATGCGTGGTGGTCCGGCAAGGCCGGGAACTGA
- a CDS encoding microcin C ABC transporter permease YejB: MGAYILRRLALMIPTIVGIMGISFLVIQFAPGGPVEQVVAQLTGQGDSASDRLSGGGDLMGQSGGFDESGSKYRGAQGLDPELIKKLEKQFGFDKPPLTRFLEMMWNYIRFDFGDSFFRNSSVIDLIIDKLPVSASLGFWILIISYVISIPLGIKKAVSDGSTFDVWTSGIIIIGYAVPSFLFGILLIVLFAGGSFFDWFPLRGLVSDNFDQLNWWQKIIDYFWHLTLPLIALSLSAFATTTLLTKNSFIDEIKKQYVVTARAKGLSERKVLYGHVFRNAMLIVIAGFPGAFISAFFTGSLLIENIFSLDGLGRLGYLSVVNRDYPIVFGTLFIFSLMGLVVGLLSDLIYTWIDPRIDFERRDV, translated from the coding sequence ATGGGCGCCTATATTCTCAGACGTCTGGCACTGATGATCCCGACGATCGTCGGCATCATGGGCATTTCGTTTCTCGTCATCCAGTTCGCGCCGGGCGGGCCGGTGGAACAGGTCGTGGCGCAGCTGACCGGGCAGGGCGACAGCGCCTCCGACCGGCTCTCGGGCGGCGGCGATCTCATGGGCCAGTCCGGTGGTTTCGATGAAAGCGGCTCGAAATATCGCGGCGCGCAGGGTCTTGATCCAGAGCTGATCAAGAAGCTCGAAAAACAGTTCGGCTTCGACAAGCCACCGCTCACCCGTTTTCTTGAAATGATGTGGAATTACATCCGCTTCGATTTCGGTGACAGCTTCTTCCGCAATTCCTCGGTCATCGATCTCATCATCGATAAGCTGCCGGTCTCGGCCTCCCTCGGCTTCTGGATCCTGATCATTTCCTATGTGATTTCCATTCCGCTCGGCATCAAGAAGGCCGTCTCCGATGGCTCGACCTTCGATGTCTGGACATCGGGCATCATCATCATCGGATATGCGGTGCCGAGCTTCCTGTTCGGTATCCTGCTAATCGTGCTTTTCGCCGGCGGATCATTCTTCGACTGGTTTCCGCTGCGCGGTCTGGTCTCGGATAATTTCGACCAGCTGAACTGGTGGCAGAAGATCATCGACTATTTCTGGCACCTGACCCTGCCGTTGATCGCGCTTTCGCTTTCGGCCTTCGCGACGACGACGCTACTCACCAAGAATTCCTTCATCGATGAGATCAAGAAGCAATATGTCGTCACCGCCCGCGCCAAGGGTCTCTCCGAACGCAAGGTTCTCTACGGCCATGTCTTCCGCAACGCGATGCTGATCGTGATCGCCGGTTTTCCGGGCGCCTTCATCTCGGCCTTCTTCACCGGTTCGCTGCTGATCGAAAATATCTTCTCGCTGGATGGTCTCGGTCGTCTCGGTTATCTCTCGGTGGTCAACCGGGATTATCCAATCGTCTTTGGCACGCTCTTCATCTTCTCGCTGATGGGCCTCGTGGTCGGACTACTATCCGACCTGATCTACACATGGATCGATCCGCGCATCGATTTCGAGCGGAGGGACGTGTGA
- a CDS encoding ABC transporter permease, giving the protein MSLAQPAGTETLVKPKRPWFSPTTKRRWQNFKANRRGYWSFWLFLILFFLSLIAEFIANDKPILASYKGEILVPVMVDYPEEKFGGFLAQTDYKSSFIQDEINANGWMIWPPIRYSYQTVNSNIPHSAPTAPFWLMDEKERCSAYPQGNADPGCTLGNLNWLGTDNQARDVTARMIYGFRISVLFGLTLTIASALVGVTAGAIQGYFGGWTDLLLQRFIEIWSSMPVLYILLIIAAILPPGFFVLLGIMLLFSWVGFVGIVRAEFLRARNFEYVRAARALGVGNWTIMFRHLLPNAMVATLTFLPFILSGSITTLTSLDFLGFGMPPGSPSLGEMIAQGKNNLQAPWLGLTAFFTMSIMLSLLIFVGEAVRDAFDPRKTFR; this is encoded by the coding sequence ATGTCGCTTGCCCAGCCCGCCGGAACCGAAACGCTGGTAAAGCCGAAGCGCCCATGGTTTTCACCGACGACCAAGCGCCGCTGGCAGAATTTCAAGGCCAACCGCCGCGGTTATTGGTCCTTCTGGCTGTTCCTGATCCTGTTTTTCCTGAGCCTGATCGCTGAATTCATCGCCAATGACAAACCGATCCTCGCCTCCTACAAGGGCGAGATTCTCGTGCCGGTCATGGTCGATTATCCGGAAGAAAAATTTGGCGGTTTTCTTGCCCAGACCGATTACAAATCCTCCTTCATTCAGGATGAGATCAACGCCAATGGCTGGATGATCTGGCCGCCGATCCGTTATTCCTACCAGACTGTCAATTCCAATATTCCGCATTCGGCGCCCACGGCACCCTTCTGGCTGATGGATGAAAAGGAGCGCTGCTCGGCTTACCCGCAAGGCAATGCCGATCCCGGCTGTACGCTTGGCAATCTCAACTGGCTTGGAACGGACAATCAGGCGCGCGATGTCACGGCACGCATGATCTACGGTTTCCGCATCTCCGTGCTGTTCGGCCTGACACTGACTATCGCATCGGCCCTCGTCGGCGTCACGGCCGGCGCCATTCAGGGGTATTTCGGTGGCTGGACGGACCTGCTTTTGCAGCGTTTCATCGAAATCTGGTCGTCCATGCCGGTGCTTTATATCCTGCTGATTATCGCGGCCATTCTGCCGCCGGGCTTCTTCGTGCTGCTCGGCATCATGCTGTTGTTTTCATGGGTCGGCTTCGTCGGCATTGTCCGCGCCGAATTCCTGCGTGCCAGAAATTTCGAATATGTCCGTGCCGCCCGTGCGCTTGGCGTCGGCAATTGGACGATCATGTTCCGGCATCTTCTGCCCAATGCCATGGTGGCAACGCTGACATTTCTGCCGTTTATCCTCTCCGGTTCGATCACGACGCTCACCTCGCTCGATTTCCTCGGCTTCGGCATGCCGCCGGGATCGCCGTCTCTGGGTGAGATGATCGCGCAGGGCAAGAACAACCTTCAGGCCCCCTGGCTTGGCCTCACCGCCTTCTTCACCATGTCCATCATGCTCTCGCTATTGATCTTCGTGGGTGAAGCGGTGCGCGACGCCTTCGATCCACGCAAGACGTTCCGGTGA
- a CDS encoding ABC transporter ATP-binding protein codes for MKETNTQPLLSVRDLSVAFHQGGATSVAVDHVSFDLMPGEVVALVGESGSGKSVTANSILKLLPYPAASHPSGKILFDGKDMLTLPERALRAVRGNDITMIFQEPMTSLNPLHTIERQIGEILELHQAITGAEARQRTLELLLQVGIREPEKRLKAYPHELSGGQRQRVMIAMALANRPKLLIADEPTTALDVTVQAQILELLGDLKTQHGMSMLFITHDLGIVRKFADRVCVMTKGKIVETGTVEQVFTDPQHAYTRHLLAAEPKGEPPHSDASKPVVMQGDDIKVWFPIKAGLMRRVIDHVKAVDGIDITLRAGQTVGVVGESGSGKTTLGLALSRLIASKGRISFIGQSIDSYSYEMMKPLRNRLQVVFQDPYGSLSPRMSVGEIIAEGLKVHERSLSADERDTRVATALEEVGLDPATRWRYPHEFSGGQRQRIAIARAMVLKPRFVMLDEPTSALDMSVQAQVVDLLRDLQAKHELAYLFISHDLRVVKALANDLIVMRHGKVVESGPAAEIFANPQQDYTKALLAAAFNIEAVETKAVSQ; via the coding sequence ATGAAGGAAACAAATACCCAGCCGCTTCTTTCTGTCCGTGATCTCTCCGTCGCCTTCCATCAGGGTGGTGCAACCAGCGTCGCTGTCGATCACGTCTCCTTCGACCTGATGCCGGGCGAAGTCGTCGCACTCGTCGGCGAATCCGGTTCCGGCAAGTCGGTGACGGCGAATTCCATTCTCAAATTGCTGCCCTATCCGGCAGCGAGCCATCCCTCGGGTAAAATCCTGTTCGACGGCAAGGACATGTTGACCCTGCCGGAACGGGCGTTGCGTGCCGTGCGCGGCAACGACATCACCATGATCTTCCAGGAGCCGATGACCTCGCTCAACCCGCTCCACACCATCGAGCGGCAGATCGGCGAGATACTGGAGCTGCATCAGGCAATCACTGGTGCAGAGGCGCGCCAACGCACATTGGAACTGCTGTTGCAGGTCGGCATCCGCGAGCCGGAAAAGCGCCTGAAGGCCTATCCGCACGAATTGTCCGGTGGCCAGCGGCAGCGCGTGATGATCGCCATGGCGCTCGCCAACCGGCCGAAACTGCTGATCGCCGACGAGCCGACCACCGCGCTCGATGTGACGGTGCAGGCGCAGATCCTGGAACTGCTCGGTGATCTGAAAACGCAGCACGGCATGTCCATGCTGTTCATCACCCATGATCTCGGCATCGTCCGCAAATTTGCCGATCGCGTCTGCGTCATGACCAAGGGCAAGATCGTTGAAACCGGCACGGTGGAGCAGGTATTTACCGATCCGCAGCACGCCTATACCCGCCATTTGCTGGCAGCCGAACCGAAGGGTGAGCCGCCGCATTCCGATGCCAGCAAACCGGTGGTTATGCAGGGTGACGACATCAAGGTCTGGTTCCCCATCAAGGCGGGACTGATGCGCCGGGTGATCGACCATGTGAAGGCGGTTGATGGTATCGACATTACCCTGCGCGCCGGCCAGACCGTGGGCGTAGTGGGCGAATCCGGCTCCGGCAAGACGACGCTTGGTCTCGCTCTCTCGCGGCTGATTGCCTCGAAGGGTCGCATCAGCTTCATCGGCCAGTCGATCGACAGCTATTCCTATGAGATGATGAAGCCGCTCAGGAACCGGCTGCAGGTGGTTTTTCAGGATCCCTATGGTTCGCTCAGCCCGCGCATGTCGGTCGGCGAAATCATCGCCGAAGGCCTGAAGGTCCATGAGCGGTCTCTCTCCGCCGACGAGCGCGATACGCGGGTTGCCACGGCACTGGAAGAGGTGGGCCTCGATCCTGCCACCCGCTGGCGGTATCCGCATGAGTTTTCCGGCGGCCAGCGCCAGCGCATCGCGATTGCCCGCGCCATGGTGCTTAAACCCCGTTTCGTCATGCTGGACGAGCCTACATCCGCTCTCGATATGAGCGTGCAGGCGCAGGTGGTCGATCTGCTGCGCGATCTTCAGGCAAAGCATGAACTGGCCTACCTCTTCATCAGCCATGATCTGAGGGTGGTGAAGGCGCTCGCCAACGACCTGATCGTCATGCGCCACGGCAAGGTGGTGGAGAGCGGTCCGGCGGCTGAGATTTTCGCCAATCCGCAGCAGGATTACACCAAGGCACTGCTGGCAGCGGCCTTCAATATAGAGGCGGTGGAAACAAAGGCGGTCAGCCAGTAA
- a CDS encoding glutamine synthetase family protein, whose protein sequence is MMYDIENAKKFFADNPDIEILEAFVIDANGVPRGKWIPRERAIDVLEKGMAIPRSVYALDIWGRDVHAAGLAEGTGDPDGFCFPVPGTLSRVTWLGRPTAQVLLAMKNADGTGFYGDPRHVLSQVLNAYKKAGLTPVVATELEFYLIDPVRSALDPVRPPHSREGRWHTGQTQVLSISELQDFEDVFHDIATACRAQGVLADTTLRENGPGQYEINLNHVPDALQAADFAVFLKRIVKGVARRHELDATFMAKPYGLQAGNGMHVHFSVLDRDGRNIYAGENGPSDALMHSVGGLLENMGESMAIFAPHANSYRRLTPSEHAPTYASWGIDNRSAAVRVIVASKAATRIEHRVAGADTNPYLVLAMILSAAIAGMKEKRQPGGAIAGDSHAINHEPLPTNWDYALQRFTRSSFAYATLGQKYRTLFSACKQQELSEFSLRVTDVEYDAYIRTV, encoded by the coding sequence ATAATGTATGATATTGAAAACGCAAAGAAATTTTTCGCTGATAATCCCGATATCGAAATTCTCGAAGCTTTCGTCATAGATGCGAACGGCGTTCCGCGCGGTAAATGGATTCCGCGTGAGAGAGCAATTGACGTGCTTGAAAAGGGAATGGCGATCCCGCGATCCGTTTATGCGCTGGATATCTGGGGCCGGGATGTGCACGCCGCAGGTCTCGCCGAAGGCACGGGTGATCCTGATGGTTTTTGTTTCCCCGTTCCCGGTACGCTGTCACGGGTAACATGGCTTGGCCGGCCGACGGCGCAGGTTCTGCTGGCGATGAAAAACGCGGATGGGACCGGATTTTATGGTGATCCGCGCCATGTTCTGTCGCAGGTTCTGAACGCCTATAAAAAGGCTGGCCTCACGCCGGTCGTGGCGACCGAACTGGAATTCTACCTCATCGATCCCGTCCGCTCGGCGCTTGACCCGGTGCGCCCGCCGCACAGCCGCGAAGGTCGCTGGCACACCGGCCAGACGCAGGTTCTATCGATTTCCGAATTGCAGGATTTCGAGGATGTCTTCCATGATATCGCGACAGCCTGCCGCGCCCAGGGTGTGCTTGCAGATACGACGCTGCGGGAAAATGGCCCCGGGCAATATGAGATCAACCTCAACCACGTGCCGGATGCCCTGCAGGCCGCCGATTTTGCCGTCTTCCTGAAACGCATCGTCAAAGGTGTGGCGCGACGGCACGAACTCGACGCCACCTTCATGGCCAAGCCCTATGGGCTGCAGGCCGGCAACGGCATGCATGTGCATTTTTCCGTTCTCGACAGGGACGGCAGGAATATCTACGCCGGGGAAAACGGTCCGTCGGATGCGCTGATGCACTCGGTCGGCGGCCTGTTGGAAAACATGGGGGAGAGCATGGCGATCTTCGCTCCCCATGCCAATTCCTATCGCCGCCTCACCCCAAGCGAACACGCGCCGACCTACGCTTCGTGGGGTATCGACAACCGCTCGGCGGCGGTCCGCGTCATCGTGGCCAGCAAGGCGGCAACCCGCATCGAACACCGCGTCGCCGGCGCCGACACCAATCCCTACCTGGTCCTCGCGATGATCCTCAGCGCCGCTATCGCCGGCATGAAGGAGAAGCGCCAGCCCGGCGGCGCGATTGCCGGTGACAGCCACGCGATCAATCACGAACCGCTTCCCACCAACTGGGACTATGCATTGCAGCGCTTCACGCGTTCGAGCTTTGCCTATGCGACGCTCGGCCAGAAGTACCGCACGCTGTTTTCCGCCTGCAAGCAGCAGGAGCTTTCCGAATTTTCCCTGCGTGTAACCGACGTCGAATATGACGCCTATATCAGGACGGTGTGA